A genomic stretch from Myxocyprinus asiaticus isolate MX2 ecotype Aquarium Trade chromosome 24, UBuf_Myxa_2, whole genome shotgun sequence includes:
- the LOC127415344 gene encoding apical junction component 1 homolog, with protein MTRTDPPDILTSTLYQDIKISPNSGFSQYSVSSKQCDSQMVGPLDQNFETINKRHCRSFDFIESLDDPKTFNSSMEYPYRSDQHTVNKDAVWNGIGQQGHLRFSSPDLFNSRLSQQQISTDKGNDTARTSAHGKPHSKSAPRVRATLTPIPITVSPPATMRRRSPVDPQRRPEGLPNRENSHSTNRALVNEVHPIKLQPQTPLYVSDCFEENKQETLTQANTPHVRCRVDIKPDASVLQHTARKVSTHRSNVPWQLSSASGIRNLSFPSQISTCRTPTPSECYSMDYRPAYQYPNSMSSSYIQPGEISFGRASPRDSREYRTLSNPNIPTKFFYTDNPCRYPAQPPSRTYYQDDQYSINSSTSQNPSLSNQYALDPRTRWVHTLPMRSYYGDSHHEPMNGFYNRQCSVSEPGPYFLSTPQTETYFQEDPRAFAFPSDPSKMLYTRPCHYPAELNIPMGGYHTEGRHRPRTSQVFSDDWHRSSIATYSSQYASSQATPQRVPSLRPWYPNDFTEPSRLGADVRNYSKSWDNILIPHMDREHGISRGRSYENLLHHGRPGVPSNNSQQPVIVNLSSSPRRYAALSLSENCLEKCAGDRQNSAGRHWFVTPEITITDNDIRAANSLKRNGGSSGSQTANTHNIQRPANPPEPTERKSNNYSLQQSLEQLDELLADLVIDYKPQNSRRPSKDLIDQLKQLIKDDTKEGKRETDQEDSGLLNTDSSKTSPDTLKDPDSGCEGFQRSVEDISLNHMTDEDDTMVCSNRKCLHKDTTFNAFLYFKSCHSCYTHYCSRNCRREDWDTHKESCLYGHISSICRHILKHCRENSEVHKAFSRIARVGYLSRGRGVMFLGFQNPASADNFLQVGLKSLMISPTYLSVRELDSFKDNLGEYCKELQHAGKEYDPTECFLLNVSIAVGDLVPKLPSPKLQTPTVRKYAKVSLASSSPDKKIFKKECEMETLILTPPPGTSDIDKEGQEGRKAREICFINIQRELRTRGVFLRHEFPQIYNQLCEFVESNKRFTPTTIYPIDKRTGKQFMCMIMAASEPRMLDWVGAPHLLDDII; from the coding sequence ATGACACGTACAGACCCCCCTGATATATTAACATCAACTTTGTATCAAGACATAAAAATTAGCCCTAACTCTGGGTTCTCACAGTATTCTGTATCTTCTAAACAATGTGATTCCCAAATGGTTGGCCCACTGgatcaaaactttgaaaccaTTAACAAAAGACATTGCCGTAGCTTTGACTTCATTGAGTCTCTGGATGATCCAAAGACCTTTAACTCATCCATGGAGTATCCTTACCGGTCTGatcaacatacagtaaataagGATGCTGTTTGGAATGGCATTGGACAGCAGGGACACTTACGTTTTTCCTCTCCGGATCTGTTCAACTCAAGACTCTCCCAACAACAAATTAGCACAGACAAAGGCAATGACACAGCAAGGACTAGTGCTCATGGCAAGCCTCACTCAAAAAGTGCTCCAAGGGTTCGAGCCACCTTGACCCCTATACCCATCACAGTCTCCCCACCTGCAACCATGAGGCGTCGATCTCCAGTGGATCCCCAGAGGAGACCTGAAGGTTTACCAAATCGAGAAAACTCCCATTCAACAAACAGGGCTTTAGTTAACGAGGTTCATCCTATCAAGCTACAACCTCAAACGCCCCTGTATGTTTCTGATTGTTTTGAGGAGAACAAACAGGAGACGCTAACACAAGCTAACACTCCCCATGTCAGATGCCGTGTTGATATTAAGCCAGATGCCTCAGTTCTCCAGCACACTGCAAGAAAGGTGTCTACTCACAGAAGTAATGTTCCCTGGCAGCTCTCTTCTGCATCAGGGATCAGGAACCTTTCTTTTCCAAGTCAGATATCCACCTGTAGAACACCTACTCCTAGTGAGTGTTACAGCATGGACTACAGGCCAGCATATCAGTATCCAAACAGCATGTCCAGTAGTTACATTCAGCCTGGAGAGATCTCTTTTGGAAGGGCTTCTCCTAGAGACTCAAGGGAATACAGAACACTGTCTAACCCAAACATTCCAACCAAGTTCTTCTACACAGACAATCCTTGCAGGTATCCAGCTCAGCCACCCAGTAGAACATATTATCAGGATGACCAATACAGTATTAACAGCAGTACCAGCCAAAATCCCTCCCTCAGTAATCAGTATGCACTTGACCCAAGGACTCGCTGGGTTCATACATTGCCAATGCGTTCATACTATGGTGATTCTCATCATGAACCCATGAATGGATTCTACAATAGACAATGTTCAGTGAGTGAGCCAGGGCCATACTTCCTATCTACCCCTCAGACTGAAACATACTTTCAGGAGGATCCAAGAGCATTTGCCTTTCCCTCTGACCCTTCAAAGATGTTATATACACGGCCTTGCCATTACCCAGCAGAATTAAACATTCCTATGGGAGGATACCATACAGAGGGACGCCACCGCCCACGTACATCCCAGGTCTTTTCAGACGACTGGCACCGGTCAAGCATTGCTACATATTCCAGTCAGTATGCATCCTCACAGGCAACCCCTCAGCGGGTCCCATCGTTAAGACCATGGTATCCCAATGACTTTACTGAGCCAAGCCGTTTAGGCGCAGATGTCAGGAATTACTCAAAATCTTGGGACAACATTCTCATTCCTCACATGGACAGAGAACATGGTATTTCACGAGGCAGGAGCTATGAGAACCTTCTCCATCACGGGAGGCCAGGAGTTCCTTCTAATAATAGTCAACAACCAGTTATTGTGAACCTTTCTAGTTCGCCCAGACGTTATGCTGCATTGTCCCTCTCAGAAAACTGTCTGGAGAAATGTGCTGGTGACAGGCAAAACAGTGCAGGGCGGCACTGGTTTGTAACCCCAGAGATTACAATCACTGATAATGACATCCGTGCAGCAAACAGCCTCAAGAGAAATGGGGGATCTAGTGGATCTCAAACTGCAAACACACATAACATACAGAGACCTGCAAACCCACCTGAACCCACAGAGAGGAAAAGTAATAATTATTCCCTACAGCAAAGTCTTGAACAGCTTGACGAGCTGCTCGCTGACTTAGTCATTGATTACAAACCTCAAAATAGCAGGCGACCAAGCAAGGATTTGATAGACCAACTCAAACAATTGATTAAAGATGACACAAAAGAAGGgaagagagaaacagatcaagaggATTCAGGACTTTTGAATACAGACTCTTCAAAGACCAGCCCAGATACACTTAAAGATCCAGATAGTGGTTGTGAGGGGTTTCAGAGGAGCGTTGAGGACATCTCTTTGAACCATATGACAGATGAGGATGACACTATGGTGTGCTCCAACAGGAAATGCTTACATAAAGACACTACTTTCAATGCTTTCTTGTACTTCAAGTCCTGCCACAGCTGTTATACCCACTACTGTTCCAGAAACTGTAGGCGAGAAGACTGGGACACACATAAAGAAAGCTGTCTTTATGGCCACATCAGTAGCATTTGCAGACATATACTAAAACACTGTCGAGAGAACTCTGAGGTTCATAAAGCCTTTTCACGCATTGCTCGGGTGGGGTATCTGTCGCGTGGGAGGGGAGTTATGTTTCTGGGTTTTCAAAACCCAGCGTCTGCAGATAACTTTCTCCAGGTTGGTCTTAAGAGCCTTATGATTTCTCCGACATATCTGTCAGTTAGAGAGCTAGACAGTTTCAAAGACAACCTTGGGGAATACTGCAAAGAGTTGCAGCATGCAGGCAAGGAGTATGACCCCACTGAATGTTTCCTCTTGAATGTATCCATAGCTGTTGGAGACTTAGTGCCTAAACTTCCTTCACCTAAATTGCAAACACCAACAGTTCGCAAGTATGCCAAGGTCTCATTAGCCTCCTCAAGCCCAGATAAGAAAATCTTtaagaaagaatgtgaaatggAAACACTAATTCTCACTCCGCCTCCTGGGACATCAGACATCGACAAGGAGGGCCAAGAGGGCAGGAAAGCAAGAGAGATATGTTTCATTAACATCCAAAGGGAACTTCGTACCCGAGGGGTCTTCCTTCGCCACGAGTTCCCACAAATATACAACCAGCTTTGCGAGTTTGTTGAGAGCAACAAAAGATTCACTCCTACCACCATCTATCCCATAGACAAGAGAACAGGAAAACAGTTCATGTGTATGATCATGGCAGCATCTGAACCAAGAATGCTGGATTGGGTTGGTGCACCACACCTTTTAGATGACATTATATAA